From Vitis vinifera cultivar Pinot Noir 40024 chromosome 5, ASM3070453v1, the proteins below share one genomic window:
- the LOC100255010 gene encoding uncharacterized protein LOC100255010 isoform X4, whose translation MSAKNQKPHKNPHSSFNFFPPRTNLSKRGTGLSLYVVPASRCEKVDCIDCAADASVVSAVNEGIEAAREIVPLRRPWVMISVNDNEDLHFRKAEFDPADCPPDCSRPCEVVCPANAISLVEGKSTVELPHSTRSPGALKGGVITERCYGCGRCFPVCPFDKISVVTYVRNATATTELLKRDNVDAVEIHTSGRVLSLENFGIIWEMQLGI comes from the exons ATGTCTGCAAAAAATCAAAAACCTCACAAAAACCCTCACagttccttcaatttttttcctccCCGCACGAATCTCTCCAAAAGGGGAACTGGGTTAAGCTTATATGTGGTGCCAGCTTCGAGGTGCGAGAAAG TTGATTGCATTGACTGTGCTGCGGACGCTTCGGTAGTGAGCGCTGTGAATGAAGGAATTGAGGCGGCTAGAGAGATTGTGCCGCTTCGAAGACCTTGGGTAATGATCAGTGTTAACGATAATGAAGATCTTCATTTTCGCAAAGCCG AATTTGATCCAGCAGACTGTCCTCCAGATTGTTCAAGGCCATGTGAGGTGGTTTGTCCTGCTAATGCAATTTCACTGGTAGAAGGGAAATCAACAGTAGAACTTCCCCACAGTACAAGATCACCTGGTGCATTGAAG GGTGGAGTTATAACCGAACGCTGCTATGGCTGTGGCCGGTGCTTTCCTGTTTGCCCATTTGACAAAATAA GTGTAGTTACATATGTAAGAAATGCAACTGCCACAACTGAACTTCTCAAGAGAGACAACGTTGACGCTGTAGAGATACATACAAGTGGAAG AGTGCTTTCTTTAGAGAACTTTGGAATCATTTGGGAGATGCAATTAGGTATCTGA
- the LOC100255010 gene encoding uncharacterized protein LOC100255010 isoform X2 has protein sequence MALSFCFKASLNQQLQVDCIDCAADASVVSAVNEGIEAAREIVPLRRPWVMISVNDNEDLHFRKAEFDPADCPPDCSRPCEVVCPANAISLVEGKSTVELPHSTRSPGALKGGVITERCYGCGRCFPVCPFDKISVVTYVRNATATTELLKRDNVDAVEIHTSGRQSAFFRELWNHLGDAIRYLRLVAVNLLDIGDSTISSMNTMYSIMELQLDCYNLWQNFSSGPRE, from the exons ATGGCTTTAAGCTTCTGCTTCAAAGCTTCACTCAACCAACAGCTACAAG TTGATTGCATTGACTGTGCTGCGGACGCTTCGGTAGTGAGCGCTGTGAATGAAGGAATTGAGGCGGCTAGAGAGATTGTGCCGCTTCGAAGACCTTGGGTAATGATCAGTGTTAACGATAATGAAGATCTTCATTTTCGCAAAGCCG AATTTGATCCAGCAGACTGTCCTCCAGATTGTTCAAGGCCATGTGAGGTGGTTTGTCCTGCTAATGCAATTTCACTGGTAGAAGGGAAATCAACAGTAGAACTTCCCCACAGTACAAGATCACCTGGTGCATTGAAG GGTGGAGTTATAACCGAACGCTGCTATGGCTGTGGCCGGTGCTTTCCTGTTTGCCCATTTGACAAAATAA GTGTAGTTACATATGTAAGAAATGCAACTGCCACAACTGAACTTCTCAAGAGAGACAACGTTGACGCTGTAGAGATACATACAAGTGGAAG GCAGAGTGCTTTCTTTAGAGAACTTTGGAATCATTTGGGAGATGCAATTAGGTATCTGAGACTGGTAGCA GTTAACTTACTTGATATCGGGGATTCCACGATATCTTCAATGAACACAATGTACTCTATCATGGAACTGCAGTTGGATTGCTACAACTTATGGCAG AACTTTAGCTCGGGTCCACGTGAGTGA
- the LOC100255010 gene encoding uncharacterized protein LOC100255010 isoform X1 — MSAKNQKPHKNPHSSFNFFPPRTNLSKRGTGLSLYVVPASRCEKVDCIDCAADASVVSAVNEGIEAAREIVPLRRPWVMISVNDNEDLHFRKAEFDPADCPPDCSRPCEVVCPANAISLVEGKSTVELPHSTRSPGALKGGVITERCYGCGRCFPVCPFDKISVVTYVRNATATTELLKRDNVDAVEIHTSGRQSAFFRELWNHLGDAIRYLRLVAVNLLDIGDSTISSMNTMYSIMELQLDCYNLWQNFSSGPRE; from the exons ATGTCTGCAAAAAATCAAAAACCTCACAAAAACCCTCACagttccttcaatttttttcctccCCGCACGAATCTCTCCAAAAGGGGAACTGGGTTAAGCTTATATGTGGTGCCAGCTTCGAGGTGCGAGAAAG TTGATTGCATTGACTGTGCTGCGGACGCTTCGGTAGTGAGCGCTGTGAATGAAGGAATTGAGGCGGCTAGAGAGATTGTGCCGCTTCGAAGACCTTGGGTAATGATCAGTGTTAACGATAATGAAGATCTTCATTTTCGCAAAGCCG AATTTGATCCAGCAGACTGTCCTCCAGATTGTTCAAGGCCATGTGAGGTGGTTTGTCCTGCTAATGCAATTTCACTGGTAGAAGGGAAATCAACAGTAGAACTTCCCCACAGTACAAGATCACCTGGTGCATTGAAG GGTGGAGTTATAACCGAACGCTGCTATGGCTGTGGCCGGTGCTTTCCTGTTTGCCCATTTGACAAAATAA GTGTAGTTACATATGTAAGAAATGCAACTGCCACAACTGAACTTCTCAAGAGAGACAACGTTGACGCTGTAGAGATACATACAAGTGGAAG GCAGAGTGCTTTCTTTAGAGAACTTTGGAATCATTTGGGAGATGCAATTAGGTATCTGAGACTGGTAGCA GTTAACTTACTTGATATCGGGGATTCCACGATATCTTCAATGAACACAATGTACTCTATCATGGAACTGCAGTTGGATTGCTACAACTTATGGCAG AACTTTAGCTCGGGTCCACGTGAGTGA
- the LOC100255010 gene encoding uncharacterized protein LOC100255010 isoform X3: MWCQLRVDCIDCAADASVVSAVNEGIEAAREIVPLRRPWVMISVNDNEDLHFRKAEFDPADCPPDCSRPCEVVCPANAISLVEGKSTVELPHSTRSPGALKGGVITERCYGCGRCFPVCPFDKISVVTYVRNATATTELLKRDNVDAVEIHTSGRQSAFFRELWNHLGDAIRYLRLVAVNLLDIGDSTISSMNTMYSIMELQLDCYNLWQNFSSGPRE; encoded by the exons ATGTGGTGCCAGCTTCGAG TTGATTGCATTGACTGTGCTGCGGACGCTTCGGTAGTGAGCGCTGTGAATGAAGGAATTGAGGCGGCTAGAGAGATTGTGCCGCTTCGAAGACCTTGGGTAATGATCAGTGTTAACGATAATGAAGATCTTCATTTTCGCAAAGCCG AATTTGATCCAGCAGACTGTCCTCCAGATTGTTCAAGGCCATGTGAGGTGGTTTGTCCTGCTAATGCAATTTCACTGGTAGAAGGGAAATCAACAGTAGAACTTCCCCACAGTACAAGATCACCTGGTGCATTGAAG GGTGGAGTTATAACCGAACGCTGCTATGGCTGTGGCCGGTGCTTTCCTGTTTGCCCATTTGACAAAATAA GTGTAGTTACATATGTAAGAAATGCAACTGCCACAACTGAACTTCTCAAGAGAGACAACGTTGACGCTGTAGAGATACATACAAGTGGAAG GCAGAGTGCTTTCTTTAGAGAACTTTGGAATCATTTGGGAGATGCAATTAGGTATCTGAGACTGGTAGCA GTTAACTTACTTGATATCGGGGATTCCACGATATCTTCAATGAACACAATGTACTCTATCATGGAACTGCAGTTGGATTGCTACAACTTATGGCAG AACTTTAGCTCGGGTCCACGTGAGTGA
- the LOC100260108 gene encoding receptor-like protein kinase ANXUR1, with product MNLDSHVLFCLVFFSFVVNPVHVLSGSSESDSVSFILSCGDSSGGADADGRKWVPDTKFLASPGKSISATAQLQDPSLPSPVPYMSARIFTSESTYQFSVSPKNRLWVRLHFYPSFYSALNASDSFFSVTAGGFTLLNNFSASTTAQALTQAYIIKDFSLMPPESGHLNITFKPSPNHNGSYAFINGIEVISMPDIFGSATMVGYSDLDAAGSSLQTMYRLNVGGQYIAANNDSGLSRTWYDDSPYLYGAAFGVTSEADSNVTIQYPSHVPEYIAPVDVYRTARTMGPDPKINQNYNLTWVFQVDANFTYIVRFHFCEFLLSKINQRVFDIYVNNQTAQPAADLIAWAESEGVPVYKDFAVFVKDEPGDEQLWVALHPSVSMKPEFYDAILNGLEIFKLNDSNGNLAGPNPVPSPMLVKAEETRNFASPESSDNAQVIGGIAGGAAGLVVVVAVVAVIAFRRKKMLDRSGSRTSGWLPVHGSSGTTASKSTISGKSTASSHLSSMAAALCRHFTLAEMRHGTKNFDESQVIGVGGFGKVYKGVVDGSTKVAIKRSNPSSEQGVHEFQTEIEMLSKLRHRHLVSLIGYCEEDNEMILVYDYMANGTLREHLYKSDKPQLSWKQRLEICIGAARGLHYLHTGAKYTIIHRDVKTTNILLDEKWVAKVSDFGLSKTGPELNQTHVSTVVKGSFGYLDPEYFRRQQLTEKSDVYSFGVVLFEALCARPALNPSLPKEQVSLADWALQCQKKGILEEIIDPHLKGNITPECLMKFAETAEKCLSDHGLERPSMGDVLWNLEFALQLQEKPQGAKIDVEKVNADINAMHRSMLSIDEESAVSEDTEDLSTSEVFSHMVNPKGR from the coding sequence ATGAATCTTGATTCCCATGTGTTGTTTTGTctcgttttcttctctttcgtCGTCAACCCCGTTCATGTACTGAGCGGCAGCTCTGAATCGGACTCTGTTTCGTTTATCTTGAGTTGTGGGGATTCCAGCGGTGGCGCTGATGCTGATGGGCGGAAGTGGGTTCCGGACACTAAGTTTCTGGCCTCCCCAGGGAAATCCATTTCGGCCACAGCACAACTCCAAGACCCTTCGCTGCCTTCTCCCGTTCCTTACATGTCTGCTAGGATTTTCACATCAGAATCCACCTACCAATTCTCAGTTTCTCCTAAGAATCGCCTCTGGGTCAGACTCCATTTTTACCCATCTTTTTACAGTGCTCTCAATGCTTCCGACAGCTTTTTCTCGGTCACTGCCGGTGGCTTCACCCTCCTTAACAATTTCAGTGCCTCCACCACAGCCCAAGCTCTCACACAGGCTTATATCATCAAAGACTTCTCTCTCATGCCCCCGGAATCTGGCCATCTCAATATCACATTCAAGCCTTCTCCAAATCACAATGGATCGTATGCTTTTATCAATGGGATTGAAGTAATTTCCATGCCGGATATATTTGGATCCGCAACTATGGTTGGGTACTCCGACTTGGATGCTGCCGGCTCTTCATTGCAGACCATGTATCGGTTGAATGTTGGTGGACAGTACATTGCAGCCAATAATGACTCTGGGCTAAGCCGGACATGGTATGATGATTCCCCATATCTGTATGGGGCTGCCTTTGGGGTCACTTCTGAAGCTGATAGCAATGTTACCATTCAATATCCTTCGCATGTGCCTGAGTATATTGCCCCAGTTGATGTGTACAGAACAGCAAGAACAATGGGTCCAGACCCAAAGATCAATCAGAATTATAATCTGACATGGGTGTTTCAGGTTGATGCCAATTTCACATACATTGTCAGGTTTCATTTCTGTGAGTTTCTGCTTTCCAAGATCAACCAGAGGGTGTTTGATATTTATGTTAACAACCAAACAGCACAGCCAGCTGCTGATTTGATTGCTTGGGCTGAATCAGAGGGAGTGCCGGTTTACAAGGATTTTGCTGTATTTGTTAAAGATGAACCTGGTGATGAACAACTATGGGTGGCATTACACCCATCTGTATCAATGAAGCCTGAATTCTATGATGCAATTCTCAATGGATTGGAGATCTTTAAGCTTAACGACTCAAATGGGAATTTAGCAGGTCCAAATCCTGTGCCATCACCCATGCTGGTTAAGGCTGAGGAGACGAGGAATTTCGCCTCACCAGAGTCTAGTGACAATGCTCAAGTCATAGGTGGGATTGCTGGAGGAGCTGCAGGGTTGGTGGTGGTTGTTGCAGTTGTTGCTGTTATAGCTTTCCGAAGGAAGAAAATGCTTGACAGAAGTGGTTCCAGGACAAGTGGGTGGTTGCCAGTTCATGGCAGCTCTGGCACAACAGCAAGCAAGTCTACTATCTCAGGCAAGAGCACTGCCAGTAGCCACTTGTCTTCCATGGCGGCAGCTCTTTGTCGGCATTTCACGTTGGCAGAAATGAGGCATGGCACCAAGAACTTTGACGAGTCACAGGTAATTGGGGTTGGAGGATTTGGGAAGGTTTATAAAGGGGTTGTGGATGGGAGCACAAAAGTTGCAATTAAAAGATCAAACCCTTCTTCAGAGCAAGGTGTTCATGAGTTCCAGACTGAAATTGAGATGCTTTCAAAGCTGAGACATAGGCATTTAGTCTCTCTTATTGGTTATTGTGAAGAAGATAATGAGATGATTCTGGTTTATGATTACATGGCCAATGGGACTCTGAGGGAGCATCTTTATAAGAGCGATAAACCTCAATTGTCATGGAAGCAGAGGTTGGAAATTTGTATTGGAGCTGCCAGGGGACTTCACTATCTTCACACTGGGGCCAAGTACACTATCATTCACAGGGATGTGAAGACTACGAACATTCTTCTGGATGAGAAGTGGGTAGcaaaagtttcagattttggGCTCTCAAAAACAGGCCCTGAACTCAATCAAACTCATGTTAGTACAGTGGTTAAGGGCAGCTTTGGGTACTTGGATCCTGAGTACTTCCGGAGACAACAATTGACAGAAAAATCTGATGTTTACTCCTTTGGGGTAGTACTTTTTGAGGCATTGTGTGCAAGGCCAGCCCTCAATCCCAGCCTTCCTAAGGAACAAGTTAGTCTTGCAGATTGGGCGCTACAATGCCAAAAGAAGGGAATTCTCGAGGAAATCATCGATCCCCATCTTAAGGGAAATATCACTCCTGAGTGCTTGATGAAATTTGCAGAGACTGCCGAGAAGTGCCTGTCTGATCATGGCCTTGAGCGACCTTCAATGGGCGACGTACTCTGGAACCTTGAGTTTGCCCTCCAATTGCAGGAGAAACCCCAAGGAGCAAAAATTGATGTAGAGAAGGTGAATGCCGACATCAATGCAATGCATAGAAGCATGTTGAGCATTGATGAGGAGAGTGCAGTTAGTGAGGATACTGAGGACTTAAGCACAAGTGAAGTGTTCTCACACATGGTGAACCCAAAAGGGAGATGA
- the LOC104879204 gene encoding TPD1 protein homolog 1, whose amino-acid sequence MTSSQMFFFCLILLIIIVICSVGLHLDSSSMSLHSVHGDDNQNSTAAVIKPAQVYSNYRKLLLHGTCTNRDISISQSRDSSSGIPQYIVQIVNTCVSGCAPSDIHLHCGWFASARIVNPRIFKRLFYDDCLVNGGKPLKTSQIIRFTYSNSFMYPLAFKSAKFC is encoded by the exons ATGACCTCCAGTCAAATGTTCTTCTTCTGCTTGATTTTGCTCATCATTATAGTTATCTGCAGTGTTGGACTCCATCTGG ATTCTTCAAGCATGTCTCTGCATTCAGTCCATGGAGATGACAACCAGAACTCCACAGCAGCAGTGATCAAACCAGCCCAAGTGTACTCAAACTACAGAAAGCTTCTGCTCCATG GGACATGCACAAACAGAGATATCAGCATCTCACAGAGCAGAGACTCATCTTCTGGGATTCCACAGTACATAGTTCAGATTGTGAATACATGTGTTTCTGGATGTGCTCCTTCAGATATCCATCTCCATTGTGGCTGGTTTGCCTCTGCAAGAATAGTAAACCCAAGAATCTTCAAGAGGCTCTTCTATGATGACTGCTTGGTGAATGGAGGAAAGCCTTTAAAGACCAGTCAGATCATCAGATTCACTTACTCAAACTCCTTCATGTACCCACTTGCATTCAAGTCTGCCAAGTTTTGCTGA
- the LOC100255010 gene encoding uncharacterized protein LOC100255010 isoform X5 has protein sequence MSAKNQKPHKNPHSSFNFFPPRTNLSKRGTGLSLYVVPASRCEKVDCIDCAADASVVSAVNEGIEAAREIVPLRRPWVMISVNDNEDLHFRKAEFDPADCPPDCSRPCEVVCPANAISLVEGKSTVELPHSTRSPGALKGGVITERCYGCGRCFPVCPFDKISELCSLLFCYFLHFSFLIPFFCLRCSYICKKCNCHN, from the exons ATGTCTGCAAAAAATCAAAAACCTCACAAAAACCCTCACagttccttcaatttttttcctccCCGCACGAATCTCTCCAAAAGGGGAACTGGGTTAAGCTTATATGTGGTGCCAGCTTCGAGGTGCGAGAAAG TTGATTGCATTGACTGTGCTGCGGACGCTTCGGTAGTGAGCGCTGTGAATGAAGGAATTGAGGCGGCTAGAGAGATTGTGCCGCTTCGAAGACCTTGGGTAATGATCAGTGTTAACGATAATGAAGATCTTCATTTTCGCAAAGCCG AATTTGATCCAGCAGACTGTCCTCCAGATTGTTCAAGGCCATGTGAGGTGGTTTGTCCTGCTAATGCAATTTCACTGGTAGAAGGGAAATCAACAGTAGAACTTCCCCACAGTACAAGATCACCTGGTGCATTGAAG GGTGGAGTTATAACCGAACGCTGCTATGGCTGTGGCCGGTGCTTTCCTGTTTGCCCATTTGACAAAATAAGTGAGTTGTGTTCACTTCTGTTCTGCTATTTTCTTCACTTCTCCTTTCTTATTCCCTTCTTCTGTCTAAG GTGTAGTTACATATGTAAGAAATGCAACTGCCACAACTGA